A region from the Benincasa hispida cultivar B227 chromosome 8, ASM972705v1, whole genome shotgun sequence genome encodes:
- the LOC120083725 gene encoding berberine bridge enzyme-like 28, translating into MKYTSPLILLSLVLIVVSSSPLWASASEQKYQHFLQCLLEHSLDNYPISKVVYSPINSSYSSVLDFSIRNLRFSKPQTPKPLLIITPSHVSHIQAAVICSKSHGLQIRTRSGGHDFEGLSYVAYLPFIIVDLINLRSVTIDVENSTAWVQSGATLGELYYRIGEKSRTLAFPAGVCPTVGVGGHFSGGGYGFMLRKFGLAADNVIDAYLVDANGKVHDRESMGEDLFWAIRGGGGGSFGIVVAWKVKLVPVPATVTSCSTHRNLEGDAIKLVHQWQYVANKLDENLFLGILLTGGNITTTQEGIADPTATFFILFLGKVDELVATLSTTFPELSLMKQDCVETSWIESTLIAATGVQIVESLEPLLNRTPPTIESTKIKSDYIKEPIPEATIEGIFQRLKAQDIATSQLIFVPYGGRMSQISESETPFSHRAANLYKIGYIVGWKEQSLNAKKRHISWIREVYEYMTPFVSKSPRSAYANYRDLDIGANNKYRKTSVKQASVWGLKYFGNNFKRLVYVKTKVDPYDFFRHEQSIPAL; encoded by the exons ATGAAGTACACTTCTCCATTGATCCTTCTTTCTCTTGTCCTTATTGTTGTATCTTCATCTCCATTATGGGCTTCAGCATCTGAACAAAAATATCAACACTTTCTTCAATGTCTCTTAGAGCATTCTTTAGACAATTATCCCATTTCCAAAGTGGTTTATAGTCCCATAAACTCTTCTTATTCTTCTGTTTTGGACTTCTCCATTAGAAACCTCAGATTCTCGAAGCCTCAAACCCCAAAGCCACTCCTGATTATCACTCCCTCACATGTTTCCCACATTCAGGCAGCCGTCATATGCTCCAAATCCCATGGCTTACAAATCCGAACTCGTAGCGGCGGTCATGATTTCGAGGGTCTTTCTTACGTTGCCTATCTCCCATTTATCATCGTTGACCTAATAAATCTCAG ATCCGTTACCATTGACGTTGAAAACAGCACTGCATGGGTTCAGTCAGGTGCAACTCTAGGAGAACTTTACTATAGAATTGGTGAGAAAAGTCGAACCTTGGCATTTCCAGCAGGTGTTTGTCCGACGGTCGGCGTTGGTGGGCACTTCAGTGGCGGTGGATATGGATTCATGCTGAGGAAATTTGGTCTTGCTGCTGATAATGTGATAGATGCTTATTTAGTTGATGCAAATGGGAAGGTTCACGACAGAGAGTCTATGGGAGAGGATTTGTTTTGGGCCATTAGAGGGGGCGGCGGAGGGAGCTTTGGAATTGTGGTGGCGTGGAAAGTCAAGCTCGTTCCGGTTCCGGCGACGGTGACGAGTTGCTCAACACACAGAAATTTGGAGGGAGATGCAATCAAGCTAGTCCATCAGTGGCAATATGTGGCTAACAAATTAGATGAAAATCTATTCCTTGGCATCCTTTTGACTG GAGGGAATATTACAACGACTCAAGAAGGCATAGCAGACCCAACAGCTACATTTTTCATACTATTTCTTGGAAAGGTAGATGAACTTGTGGCAACTTTGTCGACAACTTTTCCTGAGTTAAGTTTAATGAAACAAGACTGCGTAGAAACGAGTTGGATCGAATCAACACTCATTGCTGCCACCGGAGTTCAAATCGTTGAGTCCTTAGAACCTTTACTCAATAGAACACCTCCCACCATCGAAAGCACAAAAATCAAATCTGACTACATCAAAGAACCAATTCCCGAGGCTACAATTGAAGGCATATTCCAAAGATTAAAGGCTCAAGATATAGCAACATCACAACTCATATTTGTTCCTTATGGAGGGAGAATGAGTCAAATTTCTGAGTCAGAAACTCCATTTTCACATAGAGCTGCAAATTTATACAAGATTGGGTACATTGTAGGGTGGAAGGAACAAAGTTTAAATGCAAAGAAAAGGCACATAAGTTGGATACGAGAAGTTTATGAATACATGACCCCTTTTGTTTCAAAATCACCAAGGTCTGCATATGCTAATTATAGAGATCTTGATATTGGAGCTAACAACAAATATAGAAAGACGAGCGTCAAACAAGCAAGCGTTTGGGGGTTGAAGTATTTTGGGAACAACTTTAAGAGGTTGGTATATGTTAAGACTAAGGTTGATCCTTATGATTTCTTTAGACATGAACAAAGTATACCTGCCCTTTAA
- the LOC120084017 gene encoding uncharacterized protein LOC120084017 has protein sequence MRREYGVNISYVKAWHARETAYALARGTPEESYVILHAYGEVLKMENPGTRFEIELQNDVHFKYMFMALGPYIRGFSSCRPVIIVGGSHLKGKHKGTMLVGVSMDGNNQVYPLAYAIVDNETDRASKWFMSNLKCAIGVHPNLLFVSDRAVSIGNAIRAVFSTTFHGLCTYHLKNNILWNFKDNTIVGIFKDAARAFRMSEFQVHWDQLRTLRNAVVSRYLEDIGLERWACVYQTERRYDNMTSNNAECFNSLTKVY, from the coding sequence ATGAGAAGAGAGTACGGCGTAAACATAAGTTACGTTAAGGCGTGGCATGCAAGGGAAACCGCTTATGCTCTCGCCAGGGGTACTCCAGAAGAGTCTTATGTTATTCTACATGCATATGGTGAAGTGTTAAAGATGGAGAATCCAGGTACAAGGTTTGAAATTGAACTTCAAAATGATGTCCATTTCAAGTAcatgtttatggcattaggaCCTTATATTAGAGGTTTTTCAAGTTGTCGGCCGgtgataattgttggtggatCGCATCTGAAAGGAAAACACAAAGGTACCATGTTGGTCGGTGTCTCCATGGATGGCAACAACCAAGTTTACCCATTAGCATATGccatagtggacaatgaaactgATCGAGCTTCGAAGTGGTTTATGTCGAACTTGAAGTGTGCCATTGGAGTACACCCTAACTTGTTGTTTGTTTCCGATCGAGCGGTATCTATTGGCAATGCCATTCGTGCAGTTTTTTCCacaacatttcatggattgtgcacctaccacctaaaaaataatattctttGGAACTTTAAGGACAACACGATTGTTGGGATATTCAAGGATGCAGCTAGGGCATTTCGCATGTCAGAGTTCCAAGTACACTGGGACCAACTACGTACTCTTCGAAATGCTGTAGTATCAAGATATTTGGAGGATATTGGTCTTGAAAGATGGGCGTGTGTTTACCAAACAGAACGAAGATACGATAACATGACGTCCAATAAtgcagagtgtttcaattcattGACCAAAGTATATTGA